GAAATCCTCAGCCGGACAGTACTGGCACAAACCAAGTAACACCACCTTCTCCGTTATCCGGGTCGACGTACGATGCGTCGTTCGTCATCAGCAGGACATTGCGATAGCCCGGGTAGGCGCGATTGTCGACTTCATATTGAAGCATCGCTGTGCCAATGTCGCGCATGCGGCCTGCGCACCGATTTTTTTTGGCAACGGATTTCTGTCCGATTTCCGACAGGATTGGGGTGGCGATGATCGCGAGCAATAGCAGAATGCAAATCACCGCCACGATCACGCTCGTGCGGACGTTGCCTTGGCGATTGTTTGGTTTGCGGCGCATGATGGGCCCCGGACTTGGCGTGGTTCGCTCGCTGGCATCTTAACGCGCGCCGGTCGGATTGAAACGTTGAAACGTTGTTGCCGCGCGACGCGTTGACCCTCCCCCAGCCCCTCCCTGCAAGGGAGGGGTGTTTACGTCCCCGGCTCCTTGGAGGCACCGCCGTTATGGAGCCACACCGCTACGTCGTCGCGTAGGGCTGCGTCAACCGATACTGCTCGTGGCTGGCCACGTAGTTCCTCACGCGGTCGGTGCGTGTGATCGCTTGGGTAATGAACGCGACGGCTTCTTCCAAGGCCGCGTCGGGTTCGGCGCAACTGAAACGAATGAATCCTTCGCCGCCGGCACCGAAGCACTCGCCTCCCAGGCACGCCACGCCGAACGCGTCGTCGGCCGCTTCCAGCAGGAACATCGCCAGCCCGTGCGAAGTGATGCCCAGCCGGTTGCACACCTCGGCCACTGATGCGAACGCATAGAACGTCGCCGCCGGAAACGGACACTTGAAGCCCGGCACCTGATCGAGCCGGCCAGCCAGCAGCTCCATCTTCTTGCGGAACTCGGCCATCATCGCGTCGCGGGGCACGGTGTCGTGGTCGAGCGCGGCCGCGCCGGCCCGCTGGACCAACGGCGCCACGCACGACAACGTCGTGTTCAACAACTTGCCCAGCGTGTCGATTACGGCTGTGCTCGACGCCGCAAAGCCCAGCCGCCAGCCGCTCATGCTGTACGACTTGCTGAAGGTGTACGCGGCCACGCACTGGTCGAGCATGCCGTGCTGGGCCAGCAGCGATTCGTGCCGCCCGCGCCAGACCATCTGGTCGTATGGCTCGTCGCTAAAGACGACCACGTCGCGGCCGCGAATCAGATCGGCAATCGCTCGCAAGTCGTCCGCCGTGGCCACACCGCCCGTCGGATTGTGCGGGAAGTTCAGAAAGATGCCGCGCGGCCGTTTCGCTTCGCGCAAGAAGCGGGCCACGTCATCGGCCCGCGGGCGGAACTCGTTCTCGACGCGCAGCGGCGCGTACCAGGGGTTGGCCTCGCGTCGCGCCAGGTTCGGCGCGTACGTGGGAAAGCAAGGAGTGAAGACCAGCACGTCGTCGCCGGCTTCGAGAAACGCTTCACAGAAGAACTGCTCGAACGGCTTGGCCCCCGGCGCGACGACGATTTGCGTGGCGTCGACCGCGATGCGATGCTCGCGCTGCAGATAGCGGGCGGCCGCGGCGCGCAGCTCGGGCGTCCCCAGGCTGGGGCAGTAGTGCGTCTCGTCGTTTTCGATCGCGGCGATGCCGGCTTGCTTGGCGGCCGGGGTCGACGGGAAGGGGCTGTCGCCGATTTCGAGTTCGACCACTCGCTTGCCGGCCGCTTTGAGCTTTTTGGCGACGGCCAGGACGCTGAAGGCGCTTTCGGCGCCGATGTTCGAGGCAAACCGCGTGAACCGAACCGCCATGACATCCCCCACGAGCGTGTGCCGTTGATGTTCGACTGGGTTGATATTCGATTGCGCTAGTATTCGACTGCTAAGTGCCGAGGGAATTATATCCGGTTCGCGCGGTGGGGTGAAAAATGACTGTGACTGGGCCGTGTGGCAACTACCGGCATCGACGCGGCCCGAACCCTTCTCCCTCGGGGAGAAGGTGGCCGAAGGCCGGATGAGGGGCAACGCTGATTCGAGTACAACACCAGCCTGATGCGTGACCCTCATCCGTCGGCTACCGCCGCCACCTTCTCCCGAAGGGAGAAGGGTTTATATGGCGGCTCGCGCGTGACTGTGGCGGCGAAAGTGCGTGTGGCCGCGTGCCAATTACTTCATCGTAATCGCGCGGGCCAGGGGGCGGAGAACCTGGTCGATGACGTAGTTGTCGACCATTTCGTGGCAGATGCGGGCCAGCTTGTCGAGCGTGTCGCCGAACGTGGTGTCGGGGCCCAGGCTACCGTACTGCCGCGCGGTCAGGTAGACGCTTAGTTGTTCCTCGGGGAATTCGCCGGTTCGCACCTGATAGGCGTTGGTGCGCGTCTCGATCGACAATCGGCACTGCGTGCGGCACTCTTCGTCGAGCGCCAGCGTGATCGTCGGCTCGTAGTTCAGCACCGTCGCGCCGGGCACTTCGTGCAAGCGGTCAAAGGCCGGACCAAAGCCGAGCGCCTCGGCCACGATTTGATTCTGGTTGCCGCGATAAGTGAAGTCGAAGCCGAACAGCAGGTCGAGCGCCTCGCAATCCAGCGGGCTGACCGACAGCATGTACGGCGCCATGTCGAGCACCAGCTTATGCTGCTCGAGGGCCGACTCGATCGACGTGGGGTTCACGTGCCCCGAGCAGAGCCGGCGGTGTTCGATCGTGGCCCAGCGGTAGTGGCCGTGATCCTTGTCTTCTTCGAGGACAAAGTCTCCCTTCTCGCGGCAATAGAAATTCCGCATGGTGGGAAACGTCTTTTGGATGCGCTCGAAAAAGTGCAACACGGTCTCGCGAGTGTGCGGCAACTCCATCTCCGTGCTGAGGTTCATGTTGACGTAGAAATCGTCACACACGGAGTTGTAGTCGTACATTGCGAAGACCTTGCAGGTTGGTGATGTTGCGCGGGGCCACAGATCGCGGCCCAGGCGGAAGGCCACAGTATAAGTCGCGCGCACAAGCCGTGTCAAAACACCCGTGCTGGCTTTGCCGCCATCATCATTTATCTGTGATTCAGAGGAGTTCGACCACGACGACACGACGGGCACGACGTAAAGGCGAAAGGTCGTTTTCTTATCATTCCTTACGTCGTGTTCGTTGTGTCGTCGTGGTCGATTGTTCTTCCGCTGTGGCGCTGCGCTCGGCCTCCTTGCCGGTGCGGAGTTTTGCGCGGATGGCCGTTAGGCGTTCGGCCAGTTCCTTTTCAAAGCCGCGTGACACCGGGCGGTAGTATTCGCGATCGACGCCCAGGTAGTCCTGGGCCGAGACCGCGTCGGGCGCGTCGTGCGAGTATTCATAGCCCGCGCCGTGACCAAGTCGCTTGGCCCCGTCGTAATGCTTGTCGCGCAGATGGACCGGCACCGGTAGCACGCGCTGGTTGGCGATGTCCGAGCGGGCTTCGCCGATCGCCACCGTGGCCGCGTTCGACTTGGGCGCGCAGGCCAGGTACGCCACCGCCTGGGCCAGCGTCAGTTGACACTCGGGCAGGCCGACGAACTCGGTCGCTTGCATGGCCGCCACCGCCAACGGCAGGGCGTGCGGGTCGGCATTGCCGACGTCCTCGCTGGCCAGGATGACGATCCGCCGCGCCAGAAAGCGCACGTCTTCGCCTCCTTCGAGCATCCGGGCCAGCCAATAGATCGCCGCGTCGGGATCGCTGCCGCGGATGCTCTTGATCAGCGCGCTGGCGCAGTCGTAGTGCGTGTCGCCGGTCGGGTCATATTCAATCGCCTTGCGCTGCACCGATTCCTCGGCCAGCGCGCGGGTCAGCTCGACGGGGCGTTCGTCGCTCGACAGCACGCCGACTTCCAGGGCCGACAGGGCGCGGCGGGCGTCGCCGTCGCTCGACTCGACCAGGAATTCGAGCGCGTCGTCGTGCAGGTGGACGGGTATCTGGCCCAAGCCGCGCTGCTTGTCGGCCAAGGCGCGACGGATCAGGCCGCGCACGTCGTCGGGTGAAAGAGGCTGAAACTGGAACACGCGGCTGCGGCTGACCAGCGCGCTGTTGATGGCAAAGAACGGATTCTGCGTCGTCGCGCCGACGAGGATCACGCTGCCGTCTTCGACATCGGGCAGCAGCACGTCTTGCTGTGACTTGTTGAAGCGGTGGATCTCATCGACAAAGAGGAGCGTCTTGCGCCCCTCGGCGGCCAGTCGGTCGCGGGCTTGCTCGAGTACCTCGCGCAGCTCCTTGACGCCGGAAGTTACCGCGTTGAGTTGCACAAAGTAGCTGCGGCTGGCCGAGGCCAGCAATCGTGCCAGCGTGGTTTTGCCGGTGCCGGGCGGGCCATAGAAAATCACCGAGCCCAGCCGATCGGCCTTGAGCAGCCGGTTCAGCAGCTTTCCCGGGCCGAGTAAGTGTTGTTGGCCGGCGAATTCATCGAGCGAGAGGGGGCGCATCCGCGCCGCCAACGGTTGAGCCCGCCGGCGATTCTGGTCCTCGCTGGCGGCAAAAAGTGACATGGCAGGGGACTCGATGACGCGGCGGTCGGAAAGGCAACAGGTGGCGAACCGTAGGAAGTATCGGGGCACGGCGTCCGACAGGCAAGGCTCCGCGTCGGCCCAGTCTCGACCGGCGGAAAGCCGCGGCGGGGAACCTGATGATTTTGCTTGCCCGGCGTGCCCCAAAGCGGTTAAATGGAAAGGCTTAGACTTTTCCGCGCTGCCAGCGGCCTTTCCGGTCGGCACGCTACAAGGGGGAGCCGGGCGGCAACTTCCGGAACAGGTTGCCGATGCCCGAGGCTGTGACCGTACGCTGACGTCTCGAAGCACGGCAGGCAAAGCGGTCGGCCGACGATCCATCACATTTATCGAACAAGCGGAGCGAGGCGATGAAACGCATCGGGATTTTGGCGCTGGCAGTTGTGGCGGCTCAGTTGACGGCGAGCGACTTGTGGGCTCAACAAGCTCGTCCTGGCAATAACAACAATAACCGCCAAGGCCAAGGACAACGCCAAGGGAACAACCGCAACCGCCAGGAAGAGGAAGTCAAGCTGCCGGACGACAAGCGGCTGCTCGAAGTGCATCGCAAGTTCGTGCTCGACGCCGAAAAGCTAGCCAAGGAGTACGAAAAGAACAACGAGCTCGAGAAGGCCCGCGTCTGCTACTCGGAAATCGTACGGCTGGTGCCGACCTATCCGGGCGCGAAGGAAGCGATGGAAAAGCTGTTCGAAAAGCAAGCCGGCGCCGAAAAGAAGCAGATGGACATCCAGTCGACCAAGGGCTGGCATGACACCGGCGTAATCGTGGCCGAAGGGAAGCCGTTCCGCATCAAGGCGGACGGGAAATGGACCTTCCGACTGACCGCCGAGACCAACGCCGACGGGATCGAGATTCCCGAAGACCTCAAGGAATTCAACATGGGGGCGCTGATCGGCTATATCGACGACGGCCAGTCCAAGGAAATCAAGCCGTTCCTGGTCGGCGGCAGCTATGAAGGCAAGGCCGAGAAGAACGGCAAGCTGTACTTGGGCATGTACGACGCCGACGGCAGCGACAACCAGGGGCGTTTGAACGTGACCATCACCGGCACGTTTTACAAGCCGAACTCGACCGGTTCGCGCTAAGACGGTTTGCCGCCAGCGCAGATTGGCCGAGAAATCGCGGGAACCAGGGACGGGATCTGGGCGTCAAAACCTTGTGGGGTTGCCGCACGGCAGCCTTGCTGGGTAAGACGGTTCCCTTGGTGTGACCGTGGTGAGGAGGGATTCGCCATGCGTGCAAGCTGTTGGTTCTTGGGCGTTGGGGTTGGCATAGTGGCGGTAGCGGTGGCGTTGCCGGCGTGGGCCGACGAGCCGGCGTCGAACGGTGATTCGCCCGCGGCTGATTCTGCCTTGGTCGATAAACCCGTCGAAGCGCCCACACTCGTGGGCAAAGCTTTGGAGACTACGGTGCGCGCGGCTTTGCGCAAGGCGGCTCAAGCTGGCGCGACGACTGACGAGGCGCTGGTCCGCCAGATGCTCGACCTGTATCAACGGGTGCAAGCCGATCAGTCGTTGCCCAAGGCCCAGCGCGATGGTCTGCGTTTGGCGCTGCGCAGCCGGCTGCAACGAGCGGGCCAGGCGCTGCGTGCCGCTGTCCCCATCAAAGCTGGCGCACCTGTGAATATGCAGCCGGCGGCGAATGTCAAAGCGGCCGGGGCCATCGCGCCGGTCTTCGCCCAGCAACTTGCCCCGGGCGCCGGAGGTGTCGGCGGCCTGCCGAATCAACAGCCGGCGACCTACGGCCAGGACTTGGCTGACTTGATTGAAGAGACGATCCAGCCGGCAAGCTGGGATGTGCAAGGAGGCTCCGGCGTGATTCGCTTCTGGGCCCCCGGCTCGGCCTTGGTGGTGCGCCAGACCGGCGAAGTCCACGGTGACGTCGGCCAGTTGCTGCCGCGGATGCGGTGAACCCTTTAACCCGCGCGGAGCCAGCACGTTGAACGTCACGAGCAGGATGCCGGTTGAGCAAGCGCTGGCCGTGTTGGCCGCGGTGCGCGGTGAACAGATCGTCGTGGCGTCGATGGGGGCCGCCCGCGAGTGGCCTCGGCTGTCGCAGCACCCGCTCGACTTTCAATACCTGCCGTCGGCGATGGGGCAGGGGCCTTTGCTCGGCTTGGGCCTGGCGCTCGCGCAGCCCCAGCGCGAGGTGATCGTCCTGAACGGCGACGGTTCGCTGTTGATGAACTTGGGCTGTCTGGTCACGATTGCCGCGGCGCGGGCGGCGAATTACACGCTGGTCGTGCTGGACAACGGCATCTACGAAGTAACCGGTGGGCAGACGACGGCCGGCTCGGTGGCGCACGTCGACTTCGCGGCGCTGGCTCG
This genomic stretch from Planctomycetota bacterium harbors:
- a CDS encoding aminotransferase class I/II-fold pyridoxal phosphate-dependent enzyme codes for the protein MAVRFTRFASNIGAESAFSVLAVAKKLKAAGKRVVELEIGDSPFPSTPAAKQAGIAAIENDETHYCPSLGTPELRAAAARYLQREHRIAVDATQIVVAPGAKPFEQFFCEAFLEAGDDVLVFTPCFPTYAPNLARREANPWYAPLRVENEFRPRADDVARFLREAKRPRGIFLNFPHNPTGGVATADDLRAIADLIRGRDVVVFSDEPYDQMVWRGRHESLLAQHGMLDQCVAAYTFSKSYSMSGWRLGFAASSTAVIDTLGKLLNTTLSCVAPLVQRAGAAALDHDTVPRDAMMAEFRKKMELLAGRLDQVPGFKCPFPAATFYAFASVAEVCNRLGITSHGLAMFLLEAADDAFGVACLGGECFGAGGEGFIRFSCAEPDAALEEAVAFITQAITRTDRVRNYVASHEQYRLTQPYATT
- a CDS encoding replication-associated recombination protein A, with the protein product MSLFAASEDQNRRRAQPLAARMRPLSLDEFAGQQHLLGPGKLLNRLLKADRLGSVIFYGPPGTGKTTLARLLASASRSYFVQLNAVTSGVKELREVLEQARDRLAAEGRKTLLFVDEIHRFNKSQQDVLLPDVEDGSVILVGATTQNPFFAINSALVSRSRVFQFQPLSPDDVRGLIRRALADKQRGLGQIPVHLHDDALEFLVESSDGDARRALSALEVGVLSSDERPVELTRALAEESVQRKAIEYDPTGDTHYDCASALIKSIRGSDPDAAIYWLARMLEGGEDVRFLARRIVILASEDVGNADPHALPLAVAAMQATEFVGLPECQLTLAQAVAYLACAPKSNAATVAIGEARSDIANQRVLPVPVHLRDKHYDGAKRLGHGAGYEYSHDAPDAVSAQDYLGVDREYYRPVSRGFEKELAERLTAIRAKLRTGKEAERSATAEEQSTTTTQRTRRKE
- a CDS encoding thiamine pyrophosphate-binding protein; the protein is MPVEQALAVLAAVRGEQIVVASMGAAREWPRLSQHPLDFQYLPSAMGQGPLLGLGLALAQPQREVIVLNGDGSLLMNLGCLVTIAAARAANYTLVVLDNGIYEVTGGQTTAGSVAHVDFAALARGAGWTNVIAPRDVEDFRLALPGCLSQPGPRFIALAVQPTAGDHQLPKPASIPSRCAALRERLATSD